One window of Salegentibacter sp. Hel_I_6 genomic DNA carries:
- a CDS encoding penicillin-binding protein 1A: MAGTKKKQQKNKTSKRPYIVGFWTIFGIGLLTVVLIFLMAGWGAFGKMPEFEELENPETNLATEIFSSDAETLGKYYSENRTPIKYDDLPDHLVKALIATEDERFYKHAGIDAKGTLRAAFYLGTRGGASTITQQLSKLLFTEDVSNNPFARILQKVKEWNIATKLERQYTKEEIITMYFNKYDFVYQAVGIRSAAKIYFGKEAKNLNIEESAVLVAMLKNASLYNPVRRPELVLQRRNQVFVQMNKNGYISEQEKDSLQKLPLKLDFSPEGHDEGMATYFRVYLQGFMRDWIEKNPKTDGTEYSLYRDGLKIYTSIDSKMQQYAETAVEKHISHLQKEFDRQNKNNKTAPFRDIDQHQVNGIVRSAMRRSVRWKEMANQGKSEEEILASFDKETEMRVFSWEGTKDTIMTPKDSIFYYKGFLQAGLMSMTPQTGEVRAWVGGTNFKHFKYDHVKQGKRQVGSTFKPFVYATAIDQLKLSPCDIMPKSRFTIEEGKYGNSKDWSPSNANGEYDGMISLKNALAQSVNTVTARLIDKTGPGPVLDLVKKLGVDTETFSNGPAIALGTEDMSLFEMVSAYSTFVNEGVYVKPVIVNRIEDKNGAVLYQHVPETRDVLNKEAAYVTVNLLEGVTQYGSGARLRGSYAKDFDHYKRGVTGYPYDLKNPIAGKTGTTQNQSDGWFMGMVPNLVTGVWVGAEDRAVHFPGITYGQGATMALPIWGMYMKDLYADEELKVSKDAFPRPDNLSIEINCDEYNQENESERGSVPDELDF, encoded by the coding sequence ATGGCCGGAACAAAAAAGAAGCAGCAAAAAAACAAAACCAGCAAGAGGCCTTATATTGTTGGATTTTGGACAATTTTTGGAATTGGATTATTGACTGTAGTTTTAATTTTCTTAATGGCCGGTTGGGGCGCATTTGGGAAAATGCCCGAGTTTGAAGAACTTGAAAACCCTGAAACTAACCTAGCTACCGAGATCTTTTCTTCAGATGCGGAAACTTTAGGAAAGTATTATAGTGAAAACCGTACTCCAATAAAATATGATGATCTCCCAGATCATCTCGTAAAGGCCCTTATCGCTACTGAAGATGAGCGTTTTTACAAACACGCCGGGATAGATGCTAAAGGAACTCTTAGAGCAGCATTTTACCTGGGAACCCGAGGTGGAGCAAGTACCATTACACAGCAGCTTTCAAAACTTTTGTTTACTGAAGATGTTTCTAATAATCCATTTGCCAGGATTTTGCAAAAAGTAAAAGAATGGAATATTGCTACAAAATTAGAAAGGCAATACACGAAAGAAGAGATCATCACCATGTATTTCAATAAATACGATTTTGTGTATCAGGCTGTTGGTATTCGTTCAGCTGCAAAAATTTACTTTGGTAAAGAAGCTAAAAATCTCAATATAGAAGAATCAGCGGTTTTAGTGGCAATGCTTAAAAATGCCTCTTTATACAATCCGGTGCGTAGGCCAGAGTTAGTATTGCAACGGCGAAACCAGGTTTTTGTTCAAATGAATAAAAACGGATATATTTCTGAGCAGGAAAAAGATTCTCTTCAAAAATTACCACTAAAGCTCGATTTTTCTCCTGAAGGTCACGATGAAGGAATGGCAACTTATTTTCGTGTTTACTTGCAGGGATTTATGAGAGATTGGATCGAGAAAAATCCTAAAACAGATGGTACCGAATATAGTCTTTATCGCGACGGTTTAAAAATTTACACCAGTATAGATTCCAAGATGCAGCAGTATGCTGAAACTGCGGTAGAGAAACATATTTCTCATCTTCAAAAAGAATTTGACAGGCAAAATAAAAATAACAAAACCGCACCATTTCGTGATATTGATCAGCACCAGGTGAATGGAATTGTAAGAAGTGCTATGCGTCGTTCTGTAAGATGGAAAGAAATGGCAAATCAGGGAAAATCTGAAGAAGAAATTCTGGCTTCATTTGATAAAGAGACAGAAATGCGTGTCTTTTCCTGGGAAGGAACTAAAGATACTATTATGACGCCTAAAGATTCTATTTTTTACTACAAAGGCTTTTTACAGGCAGGCTTAATGTCTATGACGCCTCAAACAGGAGAAGTTAGAGCCTGGGTTGGCGGTACCAATTTTAAGCATTTTAAATATGATCACGTAAAACAGGGGAAACGCCAGGTTGGTTCTACGTTTAAACCTTTTGTATATGCTACAGCAATAGACCAGTTAAAACTTTCCCCTTGTGATATCATGCCAAAAAGCAGGTTTACGATAGAAGAAGGTAAATATGGAAATTCGAAAGATTGGTCTCCCTCTAATGCCAACGGAGAATACGATGGAATGATTAGTTTGAAGAATGCCCTGGCGCAATCGGTAAATACCGTAACAGCCCGGTTAATTGATAAAACAGGACCCGGACCAGTTTTAGATTTAGTAAAGAAATTAGGCGTAGATACAGAAACATTCTCGAACGGCCCCGCCATTGCTTTAGGTACCGAGGACATGAGTTTATTTGAAATGGTTTCCGCTTACAGCACTTTTGTTAACGAAGGAGTGTACGTTAAACCGGTAATTGTAAATAGAATTGAAGATAAGAACGGAGCTGTTTTATATCAACACGTTCCAGAAACCCGTGATGTTCTTAATAAGGAAGCGGCTTATGTAACGGTAAACCTTTTAGAAGGTGTAACTCAATACGGCTCGGGGGCTCGTTTACGTGGAAGTTACGCGAAAGATTTTGATCACTACAAGCGCGGCGTAACCGGTTATCCTTACGATTTAAAAAACCCTATTGCCGGTAAAACAGGAACCACACAAAATCAAAGTGATGGTTGGTTTATGGGAATGGTTCCCAATTTAGTAACCGGTGTTTGGGTTGGTGCTGAAGATCGTGCCGTACATTTTCCCGGTATTACTTACGGGCAGGGAGCCACTATGGCTCTGCCAATTTGGGGGATGTATATGAAAGATCTTTATGCAGATGAGGAATTGAAAGTTTCAAAAGATGCTTTCCCAAGACCCGATAATCTTTCTATCGAAATAAATTGCGATGAGTACAATCAGGAAAATGAATCTGAGAGAGGCAGTGTACCTGATGAGCTTGATTTTTAA